Proteins encoded in a region of the Stieleria neptunia genome:
- the rbsK gene encoding ribokinase has translation MKQSRICVVGSANIDLTFRTPRLPQPGETLAGHALHQGMGGKGANQAVAAARLGASVAFIARVGNDAFGKSAIEAYQAENIQTSCIRQSVDQPTGTAAIMVDDNAENCIIVVAGANAELNAEDVKGASSLMTNSQVVLCQLETPVDAAVEAFRIARAANVLTVLTPAPAERVTAELLSLCDVCVPNKTEITAMTGQTIETEADALRAAERLRDRGVKRVALTMGGDGVFVVDETGSTHIPAVRVKAVDTTGAGDAFTAALAVSLAEGMSFVESARRASAVAAISVTRIGTQTAFPTMSEVNQLSRLEENVCEA, from the coding sequence ATGAAACAATCTCGAATATGTGTCGTTGGATCGGCGAATATCGACCTGACGTTTCGGACGCCACGTTTGCCACAACCAGGCGAAACTCTGGCCGGCCACGCATTGCATCAGGGGATGGGCGGCAAAGGGGCCAACCAGGCCGTCGCAGCAGCAAGGCTGGGCGCGTCGGTCGCGTTCATCGCTCGTGTGGGTAACGATGCCTTCGGTAAATCAGCCATCGAAGCCTATCAAGCAGAAAATATTCAAACGTCATGCATTCGGCAGTCGGTCGATCAACCAACGGGAACGGCCGCGATCATGGTTGATGACAATGCAGAAAATTGCATCATCGTCGTTGCGGGAGCGAACGCCGAGCTGAACGCTGAAGATGTGAAGGGCGCGTCGTCGCTGATGACAAATTCCCAAGTCGTACTTTGTCAATTGGAAACACCGGTCGACGCGGCCGTAGAAGCGTTCCGCATTGCCCGCGCGGCAAACGTCCTGACGGTCCTCACGCCCGCGCCGGCCGAACGCGTCACCGCAGAATTGCTTTCGCTCTGTGATGTTTGTGTTCCCAACAAGACCGAGATTACGGCGATGACCGGCCAGACCATTGAGACCGAAGCGGATGCGCTACGTGCGGCAGAACGACTTCGCGACCGTGGCGTAAAACGAGTTGCTTTGACGATGGGCGGTGACGGCGTATTTGTCGTGGACGAAACCGGATCGACTCATATTCCCGCCGTCAGAGTAAAAGCGGTGGATACCACCGGCGCGGGTGATGCGTTTACCGCGGCACTCGCGGTTTCGCTGGCTGAAGGAATGTCTTTCGTCGAGTCTGCCCGTCGCGCGAGTGCGGTTGCAGCGATTTCAGTGACTCGCATCGGAACGCAAACTGCATTTCCGACGATGAGCGAAGTCAACCAATTATCCCGGTTGGAGGAAAACGTATGCGAAGCGTGA
- a CDS encoding nucleoside hydrolase-like domain-containing protein — MYFEPIEEQFTAAEESLGGQRSDFSQSLIASFTTEVTSPETRRMHLQRIYAAFLITMVASVAIAQEDQSQRDPYEKPRIITTTDLGADPDDEQSLVRLLVSANEFDMEGLIVSTGCWKKSQGDTKMLDKLVDAYGECVGNLKVHADGFPSVDYLRKISVMGQRGYGMSDVGDGKDSPGSDLIIASVDKDDPRPVWIGGWGGTNNVAQAIWKVRATRSKAELDKFLSKIRVFDILGQDDAGAWIAKNYPEVLYIRATGVYGWQPPKNGDYQRNDIQSHGPLGALYPDTKWATEGDTPAFMHVYPNGLNDPDQIDQGGWGGRFSWKKKTSIKSMRAVKGEERQYDPYDMYGNTSDGAKAIKRWSKGYDNDFAARMDWSITSKYEDANHHPIAVLNGDTSRRVMNVSAAPGSTVSLSAKGSSDPDKNALTYAWSFYQDPSSYDGDLKLNGYDSESVKISVPADAAGKNMHIILEVHDDGEPNLYAYRRMIVNVDGESPAASTATPASPPAKKQMVAGKPASSMKTWLKNYIADTYPDAELEDHGGWLQAHVGDLVVSWAEWNEAGVTLKELEAHALKDGRSIFISKDEKQDWILLPGVDYLKDAGYFVKSYLSASMSAWNVEGSTVIQFDGDAKEFSQKLAAAWSGAASKKPAAPAAKPDRDFNTWLKEYIPANYAEAKIDDHGGWTQAHVPNLVASWALWNESGITLKEVHDVEEGESLFISKNKNEDWPESDQVKYFDGAGYYVTGYSAATMADWDVEGSTVVQFDGDSKAFAEKAAVSFSGPKQPKEQKTSSKPFKRLRVVMTTDFPPIGVVKGGNVPNDQKSDPDDMQSIVRFLLYANEFDVEGLVVSSGTFANKATKKNMLDVIDRYEQVYPNLKKHDSMFPSPAYLRSVTFEGRSGTWGKKGTTNIGEGKDSEASDALIAIVDKPDPRPVYVGIWGDCSVVAQAVWKVQQTRSKSELDQFLSKLRIHQIATQDGTITWLRDNFPKLFIIHSHKTYQGMFGGGDPNSDLAWVNRHIRNDHGPLCSIYPHEGMGCIGVCEGDSPAFLWLVSANRGLNDPDDPTQESWGGQFKRDGDKNHFIDGPGRSSISKWRKDFQKEFAERADWCVRD; from the coding sequence GTGTATTTTGAGCCCATCGAAGAGCAGTTCACGGCTGCTGAAGAGAGTTTAGGCGGCCAGCGAAGCGACTTCTCCCAAAGTCTGATTGCCAGTTTCACCACCGAAGTCACATCACCGGAAACAAGACGAATGCATCTACAACGTATCTACGCGGCTTTCTTGATCACGATGGTGGCCAGTGTCGCTATCGCTCAGGAAGACCAATCGCAGCGAGATCCCTACGAAAAGCCACGCATCATCACGACGACGGACCTTGGTGCTGACCCCGATGATGAACAGTCATTGGTACGCCTGTTGGTGAGTGCCAACGAATTCGATATGGAAGGCCTCATTGTCTCGACGGGTTGCTGGAAGAAAAGCCAAGGCGACACAAAGATGCTCGACAAGCTTGTTGATGCGTATGGCGAGTGTGTCGGCAACTTGAAGGTGCACGCCGATGGTTTCCCGTCAGTCGATTACCTGAGAAAGATCTCAGTGATGGGCCAGCGGGGCTATGGCATGAGCGACGTTGGCGATGGAAAAGACAGTCCGGGTTCGGACTTGATCATCGCCTCAGTGGACAAGGACGATCCGCGGCCTGTTTGGATTGGCGGCTGGGGAGGAACGAACAATGTCGCTCAGGCGATTTGGAAAGTTCGCGCCACGCGTTCCAAAGCAGAACTTGATAAGTTCTTGTCGAAGATCCGTGTGTTTGACATCCTTGGTCAGGATGACGCCGGAGCCTGGATCGCGAAGAACTATCCCGAAGTCCTCTACATTCGGGCAACTGGAGTTTACGGTTGGCAGCCACCGAAAAATGGTGACTATCAGCGCAACGACATTCAAAGCCATGGTCCGTTGGGCGCGCTCTATCCGGACACAAAATGGGCGACCGAAGGCGACACGCCCGCGTTCATGCATGTCTACCCGAACGGTCTTAACGATCCGGACCAGATTGACCAAGGCGGTTGGGGAGGACGTTTCAGCTGGAAGAAAAAGACCAGCATCAAGAGCATGCGAGCCGTGAAGGGGGAAGAACGGCAGTACGATCCGTACGACATGTACGGCAACACGTCCGACGGCGCAAAAGCGATCAAACGCTGGAGCAAGGGCTACGACAACGACTTCGCCGCACGGATGGATTGGAGCATCACCAGCAAGTACGAGGATGCCAACCACCATCCGATCGCCGTCCTCAATGGCGATACGTCACGTCGAGTCATGAACGTCTCGGCCGCTCCGGGTTCAACCGTTTCACTGAGTGCGAAAGGCTCCAGCGACCCCGACAAGAATGCGTTGACTTACGCGTGGTCGTTCTACCAAGACCCAAGTTCTTACGACGGCGATTTAAAACTGAACGGTTACGATTCGGAATCCGTCAAGATCTCGGTTCCGGCGGACGCCGCCGGGAAAAACATGCACATCATCCTGGAAGTCCACGACGACGGCGAACCAAATCTGTACGCCTATCGCCGCATGATAGTCAATGTGGACGGCGAGTCGCCGGCGGCTTCGACGGCAACTCCGGCATCGCCCCCCGCGAAGAAACAGATGGTCGCCGGGAAACCAGCGTCTTCCATGAAGACATGGCTGAAGAACTATATCGCAGACACCTATCCCGATGCGGAACTGGAGGATCACGGCGGATGGCTCCAGGCTCATGTCGGCGATCTCGTTGTCAGCTGGGCCGAGTGGAACGAAGCGGGCGTCACGCTGAAAGAATTGGAGGCTCATGCTCTGAAAGATGGAAGATCGATCTTCATCTCCAAAGACGAAAAGCAAGATTGGATCCTCCTTCCCGGAGTCGACTACTTGAAGGACGCGGGCTATTTCGTCAAATCGTACTTGTCAGCCAGCATGTCGGCTTGGAACGTCGAAGGCAGCACCGTCATTCAGTTCGACGGCGACGCGAAGGAGTTTAGCCAGAAACTGGCTGCGGCATGGAGCGGTGCCGCGAGCAAGAAACCTGCAGCGCCGGCTGCGAAGCCAGACCGTGACTTCAACACGTGGTTGAAGGAATACATTCCGGCCAACTACGCCGAGGCGAAGATCGACGACCATGGCGGATGGACTCAGGCACATGTTCCGAATCTCGTTGCCAGTTGGGCGTTGTGGAACGAATCGGGCATTACTTTGAAGGAAGTGCACGATGTTGAAGAAGGCGAGTCGCTGTTCATTTCCAAGAACAAAAATGAAGACTGGCCCGAAAGCGATCAAGTGAAGTACTTCGACGGTGCCGGCTACTACGTCACTGGATATTCGGCTGCGACGATGGCCGACTGGGATGTTGAAGGCAGCACCGTGGTCCAGTTCGATGGCGACTCCAAAGCATTTGCTGAGAAGGCTGCTGTATCGTTTAGCGGACCGAAACAACCGAAAGAGCAGAAGACTTCCTCGAAACCATTCAAGCGACTCCGAGTCGTCATGACGACCGACTTCCCTCCCATCGGTGTCGTGAAGGGTGGCAACGTGCCCAACGACCAAAAGAGCGATCCCGACGACATGCAATCGATCGTTCGCTTCTTGTTGTACGCCAATGAATTCGATGTGGAGGGCTTGGTCGTTTCGTCGGGAACATTCGCCAACAAGGCGACGAAAAAGAACATGCTGGATGTCATCGACCGCTACGAGCAGGTCTATCCAAACTTAAAGAAACATGATTCGATGTTTCCCTCGCCCGCTTATTTGCGGAGCGTTACCTTTGAAGGCCGCAGCGGCACTTGGGGCAAAAAGGGAACGACCAACATTGGTGAAGGCAAAGACAGTGAAGCTTCCGATGCCTTGATCGCGATCGTCGACAAGCCGGATCCACGCCCGGTCTACGTCGGTATTTGGGGCGATTGCAGTGTGGTCGCGCAGGCCGTTTGGAAAGTTCAGCAGACGCGTAGCAAATCGGAACTGGATCAATTCCTCAGCAAGTTACGCATCCATCAGATTGCGACTCAGGACGGCACCATTACCTGGTTGCGAGACAATTTTCCTAAGCTGTTCATTATCCATTCACACAAGACGTATCAAGGAATGTTCGGCGGCGGTGATCCGAATTCTGATCTCGCCTGGGTGAATCGACATATCCGAAATGATCACGGGCCGCTGTGCAGCATCTACCCGCATGAAGGCATGGGATGCATCGGGGTTTGTGAAGGCGACTCGCCCGCGTTTCTGTGGCTGGTCAGCGCAAACCGAGGGTTGAACGATCCCGACGACCCGACCCAGGAAAGCTGGGGCGGTCAGTTCAAGCGGGACGGTGACAAGAATCACTTCATCGACGGTCCAGGACGTTCAAGCATTTCAAAATGGCGCAAGGATTTTCAAAAGGAGTTCGCAGAGCGAGCGGATTGGTGTGTTCGTGATTGA
- a CDS encoding DUF5605 domain-containing protein: protein MEEAPVFEMTPRLVKLSSRPVPADIPDRIDRKIIDDLNNNIYVFSKDGEHYLAYTQDAGRTIELELTGDKEYALQVIDTWNMKVVAEKTVPAGNFQHKTEMPFTAIRAIAK, encoded by the coding sequence ATGGAAGAGGCGCCGGTGTTTGAAATGACGCCCCGTTTGGTGAAACTCAGTTCGCGTCCGGTGCCAGCAGACATTCCGGATCGCATCGACCGCAAGATCATCGATGATCTCAACAACAACATTTACGTGTTCAGCAAAGACGGCGAGCACTACCTCGCCTACACTCAGGACGCGGGTCGAACGATCGAATTGGAACTCACGGGCGACAAAGAATACGCGTTGCAAGTCATCGACACTTGGAACATGAAAGTCGTCGCCGAGAAGACCGTTCCGGCTGGAAACTTTCAGCACAAGACAGAAATGCCGTTCACTGCCATTCGTGCGATTGCGAAATGA
- a CDS encoding DUF5060 domain-containing protein has product MIPPLPATFRSATFRALVLLAVFNLPSFTSHSMAQETNSIEQWDVYEITLKGSSAGNPYLETSLSVEFSNDSKTVTVPGFYDGDGVYKVRFSPDQKGTWKYVTKSDQDGLSGKSGSVLCVAPTGNNHGPVRVVNTHYLEYATPVRRNALRG; this is encoded by the coding sequence ATGATCCCCCCACTTCCAGCGACCTTCCGCTCAGCGACCTTCCGCGCACTCGTGCTGCTCGCGGTTTTCAACCTGCCAAGCTTCACCTCTCACAGCATGGCTCAGGAAACAAACTCTATTGAGCAATGGGACGTTTACGAGATCACACTCAAGGGGTCGTCGGCAGGAAACCCCTATCTGGAAACATCGCTTTCGGTCGAGTTCTCCAACGACTCGAAAACTGTCACGGTTCCCGGGTTCTACGACGGCGATGGCGTTTACAAGGTCCGTTTTTCTCCTGATCAAAAGGGGACTTGGAAGTACGTAACCAAGAGTGATCAAGACGGGCTGAGTGGAAAGAGCGGCTCGGTGCTCTGTGTTGCACCAACGGGGAATAACCACGGACCCGTCCGAGTCGTCAACACGCACTACCTCGAGTATGCCACTCCTGTTCGACGAAATGCGTTACGAGGGTGA
- a CDS encoding NAD-dependent epimerase/dehydratase family protein, with product MRVLFTGGSGKAGRHVVTHLVAQGHRVLNLDLVPSGIEGSFDMTADLTDAGSIFSALTGITGFDDLDRGEGVPKFDAVVHFAAIPRIQLRPDPECYRINTASTYNVLEAAVKLGVPKILFASSETTYAVCFADGVVKPEYIPVDEEHPTIPHDAYAMSKVCNEICGRSFHARSGSDIYALRINNVIEPHEYAELAPQWKSDASCRRRNIFAYIDTRDLSHFVDRALATDGLGYQVFNVANADSSVGLPSAEVIAEFYPDVRKTRELGEFETFYSIDKARDMLGFHPKSRWREIVR from the coding sequence ATGCGTGTTTTGTTCACTGGCGGTTCTGGAAAAGCTGGGCGTCACGTCGTCACTCACCTCGTCGCGCAAGGTCACCGAGTCCTCAACCTGGATCTTGTTCCGTCGGGGATCGAAGGCTCGTTTGACATGACGGCGGACTTGACCGACGCCGGATCGATCTTCTCGGCACTCACGGGAATCACCGGCTTCGACGATCTCGATCGTGGAGAAGGGGTGCCCAAGTTCGACGCCGTCGTTCACTTTGCTGCGATCCCTCGAATCCAGCTTCGCCCCGATCCGGAGTGTTACCGCATCAACACCGCGTCTACGTACAACGTGTTGGAAGCGGCCGTGAAGCTGGGCGTGCCCAAGATTCTGTTCGCGTCTTCGGAAACCACCTACGCCGTTTGCTTTGCCGACGGCGTCGTGAAGCCGGAGTACATCCCGGTGGATGAGGAGCATCCGACGATTCCTCATGATGCCTATGCGATGTCGAAAGTTTGCAATGAAATTTGCGGTCGGTCGTTTCACGCGCGGTCAGGCAGCGACATTTACGCGCTGCGGATCAACAACGTCATCGAACCGCATGAATACGCGGAACTCGCGCCGCAGTGGAAAAGCGATGCGAGCTGTCGACGCCGCAACATCTTTGCCTACATCGACACGCGTGACCTCAGCCACTTTGTCGACCGAGCGTTGGCAACCGACGGACTCGGCTATCAGGTTTTCAACGTCGCCAACGCAGATTCATCCGTAGGCTTACCCAGCGCGGAAGTGATCGCCGAGTTTTATCCGGACGTTCGCAAGACCCGCGAGTTGGGCGAGTTTGAAACGTTTTACTCTATCGACAAAGCCCGCGACATGCTCGGCTTTCATCCAAAATCGCGTTGGCGGGAAATCGTGAGATAG